The proteins below are encoded in one region of Leishmania mexicana MHOM/GT/2001/U1103 complete genome, chromosome 5:
- a CDS encoding putative small GTP-binding protein yields MGWFSWVWDWLSYLGLSNKTGKLLFLGLDNAGKTTLLGKLATNQVHVHRPTFHPNSEDLTLGGIKLKTIDMGGHQQARRLWKDYFTKVDGVVFIVDAATPQRFPEAKSELDMLLQSEELAKTPFLILGNKIDMPGCTCSEGQLVMEMGLDGTLTGKSTPVTDPNVRPLEVYMCSVVKNVGYGDGFRWLSQYLKSS; encoded by the coding sequence ATGGGCTGGTTTAGCTGGGTTTGGGACTGGCTGTCCTACTTGGGGCTGTCCAACAAAACAGGTAAACTCCTTTTTCTTGGACTGGACAACGCCGGCAAAACCACCCTTCTTGGCAAGCTGGCAACGAATCAGGTTCACGTCCACCGCCCTACATTTCACCCGAACTCGGAGGACTTGACTCTGGGGGGCATCAAACTGAAAACCATTGACATGGGTGGCCATCAGCAGGCACGTCGGCTCTGGAAGGATTACTTCACAAAGGTCGACGGCGTCGTTTTTATCGTTGACGCAGCGACGCCACAGCGTTTTCCAGAAGCAAAGAGCGAGCTTGAtatgctgctgcagtcggAGGAACTCGCTAAGACGCCGTTCCTCATTTTAGGCAACAAGATCGACATGCCGGGCTGCACATGCTCTGAGGGGCAACTCGTCATGGAGATGGGTCTGGATGGCACACTCACGGGCAAGTCGACCCCAGTAACAGACCCCAATGTGCGTCCCCTGGAGGTGTACATGTGCAGCGTAGTCAAGAACGTCGGCTACGGTGACGGCTTCCGCTGGCTCTCACAGTATCTGAAGAGCTCGTAG
- a CDS encoding putative paraflagellar rod component par4, which yields MAAKKGKGKKATAAKAKAEELRLIQLRTLEAEAEEFQRSENERRQHDEQEEHIAFLRDEQLRSMHQKDRRIDEIMQELTRVTSAMQDDKSSYESQIHQLSTLRDALLNEESLLKVEMEELHGILQQERGSHGAYVQQLRETLETERSLHQEERQHLRSQVCEATAEMEDSRRQLQLACELRESAEHEFKVKVRDLERELEKALTMNKALQDAVEGREIEDRKNVTLLQLLNVQLESDKRRYEEDLCEERERTSCTQEEASNLEAKLKESQHELDTFKEEARTARRLCMDELHECKLLTEQLKFDAKYLQSEMESMRAEHAAEVEKREAAESAIQAEVQQCRVELEASQKKNNELEALLVRKEREHFDKVTFLNAQVANGRTAIAQLQEKMEKERAEYGNDLQRHNDTIQQSMQELERINSAESAQASERHMYEQQLITDLDKFKETIRDLRTRMMSKDEAYEQLRELKEGEIERLRGILDAHFIPHRQNIEVPRESSRVDELFLVSEQLRTLKKEMALKETAAKETERWLRARIAEQVEMIDSLQLDLKRTELSRNEAIRTLKDEVERLRKTLEVHCIPCS from the coding sequence ATGGCGGCgaaaaagggaaagggaaagaaggCAACGGCGGCCAAGGCAAAGGCTGAGGAGCTGCGTCTTATTCAGCTGCGCACCTTGGAGGCGGAAGCGGAGGAGTTTCAGCGGTCCGAGAATGAGCGTCGCCAGCACGATGAGCAAGAGGAGCACATAGCATTTCTGCGCGATGAGCAGCTGCGTAGTATGCACCAAAAAGACCGTCGTATTGACGAGATCATGCAGGAGCTCACCCGTGTGACGTCGGCAATGCAGGATGACAAGAGCAGTTATGAAAGCCAGATTCATCAACTGAGCACGCTGCGCGATGCGCTTCTGAATGAGGAAAGCCTCCTGAAGgtggagatggaggagctgcatGGCATtctgcagcaggagcgcgggAGTCACGGAGCATATGTGCAGCAACTGCGCGAAACTCTGGAGACGGAGCGCAGTCTGCATCAGGAGGAAAGGCAGCACCTCCGGTCCCAAGTGTGCGAGGCAACGGCCGAGATGGAGGACAgcaggcggcagctgcagctcgccTGCGAGCTGCGAGAATCAGCGGAGCACGAGTTCAAGGTGAAGGTGCGCGACCTGGAAAGGGAACTTGAAAAGGCGCTTACAATGAACAAGGCTCTACAGGATGCCGTGGAGGGGCGTGAGATCGAAGACCGTAAGAACGTGactctgctgcagctgttgAATGTGCAGCTGGAGTCAGACAAGCGGCGGTATGAGGAAGACCTCTGCGAAGAACGTGAGCGGACGAGCTGTACCCAAGAGGAGGCAAGCAACCTTGAGGCGAAACTAAAGGAAAGCCAGCATGAACTGGACACCTTCAAGGAAGAAGCGCGGACAGCGAGGCGGTTGTGTATGGACGAACTGCACGAGTGCAAGCTGCTCACGGAGCAGTTGAAGTTCGACGCCAAGTATCTGCAGAGTGAGATGGAGTCGATGCGTGCCGAGCACGCcgccgaggtggagaagagggaggcggccgagTCGGCGATACAGGCTGAGGTGCAGCAGTGCAGGGTAGAGCTGGAGGCGTCGCAAAAGAAGAACAACGAgttggaggcgctgctggtgcgcaaAGAGCGAGAGCACTTTGACAAGGTCACTTTTCTGAACGCTCAGGTCGCGAACGGTCGCACTGCGATTGCGCAACTGCAGGAAAAAATGGAAAAGGAACGGGCCGAGTACGGGAACGATCTTCAGCGGCACAATGATACGATTCAGCAGTCCATGCAAGAGCTGGAACGAATCAACAGCGCTGAGAGCGCCCAAGCGAGTGAGCGGCACATGtacgagcagcagctgataACCGACCTGGATAAGTTCAAGGAGACCATCAGGGatctgcgcacacgcatgatGTCGAAAGACGAGGCGTATGAGCAGCTACGAGAGCTGAAGGAGGGCGAGATCGAGCGCCTGCGGGGCATTCTAGACGCGCACTTCATCCCGCATCGCCAAAACATCGAAGTGCCCCGCGAAAGCAGCCGAGTAGACGAACTCTTTTTGGTGTCAGAGCAACTTCGGACACTGAAGAAGGAGATGGCGCTGAAGGAGACGGCTGCGAAGGAGACGGAAAGATGGCTCCGTGCACGCATTGCAGAGCAGGTCGAGATGATTGACTCCCTCCAGCTTGACCTCAAGCGCACCGAGCTCTCCCGAAACGAGGCCATTCGTACGCTGAAAGACGAAGTCGAGAGGCTGCGCAAGACACTCGAAGTCCACTGCATACCATGCTCGTAG
- a CDS encoding putative major vault protein, whose translation MTDSVIRIKRYHYIHILDNNTNVTRTICGPVVYTRKEHEACLFDPCPCVSVPPRHYCVVKNPCVRDEAGEVVLESSGQVKLRLGDSEIRFEGEPFPLHPGEELDCKDGKGVQKLQLIPPNTALHVRCVRDFKDADRLVGAGTEWMVAGPQTYIPRVEVVVVSEVKATVIYPNTALLVQANVDFTDRCGVPRVAGEKWLVRALGAYLQSVEETVLDLIPGTMLSDLKALRLSAVRSFTDVYGKARRAGEQWQVTLKDAPVHIVDAYETKVAEVAAVSLGAKEYVIIHHPADDTGYNRFGETLVRRGECTFFLQPGETMPRGVEKVLVVGKEEALLLEAVCEYHDGGEKRQPGSRWMVRGPLEYIPANEVKLLEHRRMMALDKNEGIYVMNTTTGEVRAVIGTPYMLDVNEVLWEKHLPLAVEELLESPNGSIQTSERSPGFVSHREKYRIVRFNVQHNAAVQIYDYRKKQPRIVLGPNLVMLAPHEEFTVLSLSGGAPKVPNSLQSLQLFLGPRFSSDTIVVETSDHARLRLRLSYNWYFDIDRTNPSQRTFSVPDFIGDCCKTIASRVRGAVAAEDFDSFHRNSAKIIRTAVFGVDEAGETKKNLRFTANDFVVTNIDVQSSEPTDEKTRDSLQKSVQLAIEITTKSQEAAARHGNELKDQEAKGQLERQKLLDKIEVENARTKWLELQAKSEAVQASGQSIAEAKARAEALLIEVRSELQQAEMRAKAYRISAEAELQKLQQRQALELEYTQRQNEIDVSKARAAAEAEAEKVKRMVDCIGRDTLVAIARAGPETQVKLLSSLGLKGYLITDGNSPVNLFGTAQGMIGDPKK comes from the coding sequence ATGACTGATTCTGTCATCCGCATCAAGCGGTACCACTACATCCACATCTTGGACAACAACACCAACGTCACTCGCACTATCTGCGGCCCCGTGGTCTACACGCGGAAGGAGCACGAGGCATGTCTGTTTGACCCGTGCccgtgtgtgtcggtgccgccgcgtcacTACTGTGTTGTTAAGAATCCATGCGTGCGAGATgaggcgggggaggtggTGTTGGAGTCGTCGGGGCAGGTGAAGCTCCGTCTCGGCGACTCTGAGATCCGCTTTGAAGGCGAGCCTTTTCCCCTGCACCCCGGCGAAGAGCTCGACTGCAAGGACGGTAAAGGTgtgcagaagctgcagcTGATCCCGCCCAACACTGCCCTCCAcgtgcggtgcgtgcgcgacTTCAAAGACGCGGACAGGCTTGTCGGTGCGGGTACGGAGTGGATGGTGGCTGGGCCACAAACGTACATCCCGCGTGttgaggtggtggtggtgtcggAGGTGAAGGCAACGGTCATCTATCCAAATACGGCCTTGCTGGTGCAGGCGAACGTCGACTTTACCGATCGATGCGGGGTGCCTCGTGTGGCGGGGGAAAAGTGGCTGGTGCGGGCATTGGGAGCGTATCTCCAATCTGTTGAGGAGACGGTCCTAGACTTGATACCGGGTACCATGCTCAGCGACCTcaaggcgctgcgcctgAGCGCCGTGCGCAGCTTCACCGACGTGTATGGAAAGGCGCGGCGGGCCGGGGAGCAGTGGCAGGTGACATTAAAGGACGCACCAGTGCACATTGTTGATGCCTACGAGACTAAGGTAGCTGaggtcgccgccgtctcacTCGGCGCAAAGGAGTACGTGATCATTCACCACCCCGCCGATGACACCGGCTACAACCGTTTCGGTGAGACGCTTGTGCGCCGTGGCGAGTGCACCTTTTTCCTGCAGCCAGGGGAGACAATGCCGCGCGGTGTTGAGAAGGTGCTCGTGGTCGGAAAGGAAgaggcactgctgctggaggcggtgtgcgAGTACCACGACGGAGGTGAAAAGCGGCAGCCGGGCAGCCGATGGATGGTGCGCGGCCCTCTTGAATACATCCCCGCTAACGAAgtgaagctgctggagcaccgCCGTATGATGGCGCTGGACAAAAACGAGGGCATTTACGTAATGAACACGACAACGGGGGAGGTGCGTGCAGTCATTGGCACGCCTTACATGCTGGATGTCAACGAGGTGCTGTGGGAGAAGCACCTGCCGCTCGCCGTCGAGGAGCTCCTTGAGTCTCCAAACGGCAGCATTCAAACGAGTGAGCGCAGCCCAGGCTTTGTCAGCCACCGCGAAAAGTACCGTATTGTTCGATTCAACGTGCAGCACAACGCTGCAGTGCAGATTTACGACTACCGTAAGAAGCAGCCGCGCATTGTACTGGGCCCAAACCTTGTCATGCTGGCCCCGCATGAAGAGTTCACCGTGCTCTCCCttagcggcggcgctccgAAGGTGCCGAACTCGTTGCAATCACTCCAGCTCTTTCTCGGGCCGCGCTTCTCCAGCGACACCATTGTCGTGGAGACGTCGGATCACGCTCGCCTACGCCTCCGGCTGTCGTACAATTGGTACTTTGACATCGACCGCACCAACCCTAGTCAGAGGACTTTCTCGGTGCCGGACTTCATCGGCGACTGCTGCAAGACCATCGCTAgccgcgtgcgcggcgccgtcgccgctgaggACTTCGACTCCTTTCACCGCAACTCTGCCAAGATTATCCGCACTGCTGTCTTTGGCGTCGACGAGGCTGGCGAGACGAAGAAGAATCTGCGCTTCACCGCAAACGACTTTGTCGTGACGAACATTGACGTGCAGTCGTCGGAGCCAACGGACGAGAAGACGCGCGACAGCTTGCAGAAGTCCGTGCAGCTCGCCATTGAAATCACGACCAAGTCgcaagaggcggcggcacgtcACGGCAACGAGCTGAAGGACCAGGAGGCCAAAGggcagctggagcggcaAAAACTGCTCGACAAGATCGAAGTGGAGAATGCACGGACAAAGTggctggagctgcaggcgaagAGCGAGGCAGTGCAGGCGAGTGGGCAGTCCAtcgcggaggcgaaggcgcgcGCTGAAGCGCTGCTCATCGAGGTGCGCtcggagctgcagcaggcggagatGCGGGCGAAAGCGTACCGTATCTCAGCGgaggcagagctgcagaagctgcagcagcgacaagcACTTGAGCTCGAGTACACCCAGCGGCAGAATGAGATAGACGTTTCCAAGGCAcgggcggcggctgaggcggaggcggagaaggtgaAACGGATGGTCGACTGCATTGGCCGTGACACCTTGGTCGCCATCGCCCGCGCAGGTCCCGAGACACAGGTGAAGCTGCTGAGTAGCCTCGGCCTGAAGGGCTACCTCATCACCGATGGAAACAGCCCAGTCAATTTGTTTGGCACAGCGCAAGGAATGATTGGCGATCCGAAGAAGTGA
- a CDS encoding putative dynein light chain yields MPPKYLEMSYNADMPKDMIKEAQNLIIEAFETESLENAVATHIKREFVKRYKGVWHCVVGKNFGSFVTHEMKGYIYVTWGQISILLWKTVS; encoded by the coding sequence ATGCCGCCCAAATATTTGGAGATGTCCTACAATGCGGACATGCCAAAGGACATGATCAAAGAGGCGCAAAATCTTATCATCGAGGCCTTCGAGACGGAGTCCCTCGAGAACGCCGTAGCGACACACATCAAGCGCGAGTTTGTGAAGAGGTACAAGGGCGTGTGGCACTGCGTCGTAGGCAAGAACTTTGGCTCCTTCGTCACGCACGAAATGAAGGGCTACATCTACGTAACATGGGGACAGATTTCGATCCTTCTGTGGAAAACGGTGAGCTAA
- a CDS encoding putative phosphoprotein phosphatase produces MDPPSVPPSPQQAPIETPGGHHHAVALRTESSISLDTIQAVTINREKLSEWHHKIRAKLFPMVSGFFVRCRVEDSVDGRALYKVGRIKSLKPDWSVELDLLTTDEIRAGRNNTNYDCISNAKLSAAECNSWLARVSPDLLPDITSTIYRMEERMHMLEAVILAEPAFHSRRRDERRRDEQTTSNAPQLPEKYVFSQNVLLCEDDYVSLPQTVTIVDLFQNAVGPKGVAEPDTPRAGCAPNTRSRVGDEAVASHSTMMQLQDMRNYMNSPTQPPVDPTRLIDMIRRAANPSHNSFTYDNLPEFCKLVISVCSMCREVVAKEPLFVHLKSPITVFGDIHGNFADMGYFLEKVIAFDDVMLKYTMQNLLFLGDYVDRGVFSLECVMYLFALKVINPAKVTLLRGNHESPEVNGDMDVYGYSSFKYQCLDKFGRDRGMDVWVAVNEVFQYLPVIADIDKKIFCVHGGLPQYSGGEDKRLEILSDPNFPRIPVVQCADPTNVAQRMMVNDLLWSDPAPPDQQLDRYGFGPNPRGPDIKTFGSRAVDMFCERYNYQYIFRAHQEKADGLRLSDNARVVTIFSTSDYAGHQNGAGCIFVANGKMRMAIKKPQRQEVQRETKGPVSPRTLSKSAPGFVVRMKKPQ; encoded by the coding sequence ATGGACCCTCCTTCAGtcccgccgtcgccgcagcaagCGCCGATCGAGACGCCTGGCGGTCACCAccacgccgtggcgctgcgcaccgaGTCCTCCATCTCGCTGGACACCATCCAAGCAGTCACGATCAATCGTGAGAAGCTATCCGAGTGGCACCACAAGATTCGTGCCAAGCTGTTCCCGATGGTGTCCGGTTTCTTtgtgcgctgccgcgtggAGGACTCGGTGGATGGGCGGGCACTGTACAAGGTAGGTCGCATCAAGAGCCTGAAGCCGGACTGGTCCGTTGAGCTGGACCTCCTCACCACTGATGAGATCCGCGCGGGCCGGAACAATACCAACTACGACTGCATCAGCAATGCGAAGCTGTCTGCCGCAGAGTGCAACTCGTGGCTCGCTCGCGTGTCGCCAGACTTGCTGCCGGATATCACCTCTACCATCTACCGCATGGAGGAGCGCATGCACATGCTGGAGGCCGTCATCTTAGCCGAGCCGGCcttccacagccgccgccgtgacgaGCGCCGCCGTGATGAGCAGACCACCTCCAACGCCCCACAGCTGCCGGAGAAGTACGTCTTCTCCCAGAatgtgctgctgtgcgagGACGACTACGTCAGTCTGCCACAAACGGTCACCATTGTGGACCTCTTCCAGAACGCGGTGGGCCCGAAGGGCGTAGCTGAGCCGGACACCCCGCGCGCCGGCTGTGCGCCGAACACGCGCTCCCgcgtcggcgacgaggcAGTGGCGAGTCACAGCACAAtgatgcagctgcaggacaTGCGCAACTATATGAACtcgccgacgcagccaccAGTGGACCCGACGCGGCTGATCGACATGATCCGTCGTGCCGCCAACCCTTCGCACAACAGCTTCACCTACGACAACCTGCCGGAGTTCTGCAAACTGGTCATCTCCGTGTGCAGCATGTGCcgtgaggtggtggcgaagGAGCCGCTGTTCGTGCACCTGAAGTCTCCCATCACCGTCTTTGGCGACATCCACGGCAACTTTGCCGACATGGGCTACTTCCTGGAGAAGGTGATCGCCTTTGACGACGTGATGCTCAAGTACACCATGCAGAATCTTCTGTTTCTCGGCGACTACGTTGACCGCGGCGTCTTTTCCCTGGAGTGCGTCATGTACCTCTTCGCCTTGAAAGTGATCAACCCCGCCaaggtgacgctgctgcgcggcaacCATGAGTCACCCGAGGTGAATGGGGACATGGATGTCTACGGCTACAGCTCGTTCAAGTATCAGTGCCTCGACAAGTTTGGCCGCGATCGAGGCATGGATGTCTGGGTGGCAGTCAACGAAGTGTTCCAGTACTTGCCGGTGATCGCCGATATTGACAAGAAGATCTTCTGCGTTCACGGTGGCCTGCCGCAGTACTCCGGCGGCGAAGACAAACGCCTCGAGATTCTATCCGACCCGAACTTTCCGCGGATTCCGGTGGTGCAGTGCGCGGACCCCACCaacgtggcgcagcgcatgaTGGTGAATGACCTACTCTGGTCTGACCCGGCGCCGCCAGACCAGCAACTCGACCGCTACGGCTTCGGTCCCAACCCCCGAGGACCGGATATCAAGACGTTTGGCTCCCGGGCAGTGGACATGTTCTGTGAACGGTACAACTATCAGTACATTTTTCGTGCGCATCAGGAGAAGGCGGATGGGCTACGGCTGTCCGACAATGCCCGTGTCGTCACCATCTTCTCCACGTCTGACTACGCCGGGCACCAGAACGGTGCGGGCTGCATTTTCGTGGCGAATGGAAAGATGCGGATGGCCATCAagaagccgcagcggcaggaggtgcagcgaGAAACAAAAGGACCAGTGTCACCGCGCACGCTGTCCAAGAGTGCGCCTGGCTTTGTCGTGCGCATGAAGAAGCCGCAGTGA
- a CDS encoding putative protein kinase yields the protein MTTLPFPLIEDIGELYMLDDIYDFLGEGTFASVFKAVSTTNRDVVQENQTVALKMIAKRNLSSDKLVRDVINEVHVLRQTAHPNCVRFIECVQTPLYVVIVTEYVDGVELFQALKEQKFTEAMVLNVMRQLLSALAYLHNTLHIVHRDVKPENIIISTHEAPFRVVLVDFGLARSCERKRPRISRELATHFQRQRPIPVRNMSVESLDCDSPMLATPCGTLKYAAPETVQSITQSAQLSTTKNLLSRLDVYAAGIIMYVMLSGALPFKNFANKASLVMEMRNSLSFEGPRWAGISAEAIDLNKALLNFDAVSRPHAAEALQYPWFKIYGSALRPMSAEEAQPTPGIPLDSSICERGAMTHAFEAMRATEAALYYNEEEIPSTATPVTSHSGLRTPNSRCVSVPFGTSTAAFSNSSSTTTAAQTAQSGYFDFA from the coding sequence ATGACCACTCTTCCGTTCCCGCTGATCGAGGACATTGGGGAGTTGTACATGCTCGACGATATCTACGATTTTCTCGGCGAGGGCACGTTCGCCTCCGTCTTCAAGGCTGTTAGCACAACGAACCGCGACGTCGTGCAGGAGAAtcagacggtggcgctgaaGATGATCGCCAAGCGCAACCTCTCCAGTGACAAGCTTGTGCGTGATGTCATCAACGAGGTGCACGTACTTCGCCAGACGGCGCATCCGAACTGTGTGCGCTTTATTGAGTGTGTGCAGACTCCCCTCTACGTCGTCATCGTGACGGAGTATGTCGATGGCGTCGAGCTGTTCCAAGCCCTCAAGGAGCAGAAGTTCACGGAGGCGATGGTGCTGAATGTaatgcggcagctgctgagcGCGCTTGCGTACCTACACAACACGCTTCACATTGTCCACCGCGACGTCAAGCCTGAGAACATTATCATCTCAACGCACGAGGCTCCCTTTCgagtcgtcctcgtcgactTTGGGCTTGCCCGCAGCTGCGAACGGAAGCGGCCGCGCATCTCGCGCGAGTTGGCGACGCACTTCCAGCGTCAGAGGCCGATACCGGTACGAAACATGTCCGTCGAGTCGCTGGACTGCGACAGTCCGATGCTGGCGACCCCGTGCGGCACGCTCAAGTATGCTGCCCCGGAGACGGTGCAGTCCATCACGCAGAGTGCCCAGTTGTCCACGACGAAGAATTTGTTGTCTCGCCTCGATGTGTACGCCGCCGGCATCATCATGTATGTCATGCTAAGCGGCGCGCTCCCCTTCAAGAACTTCGCCAATAAGGCAAGTTTAGTAATGGAAATGCGCAACTCGCTCAGCTTCGAAGGGCCTCGCTGGGCTGGCATCAGTGCCGAGGCGATCGACCTCAACAAAGCGCTTCTTAACTTCGACGCCGTCTCTCGACCAcacgcggcagaggcgctgcagtACCCGTGGTTCAAGATCTACGGCAGTGCCTTGCGGCCGATGTCAGCGGAGGAGGCACAGCCGACACCAGGTATCCCGCTGGACTCGAGTATCTGCGAGCGTGGGGCGATGACGCACGCCTTCGAGGCGATGCGGGCCACCGAGGCAGCTCTGTACTATAATGAGGAAGAGATACCGtcgacagcgacgccagTGACCAGCCACAGCGGTTTGCGTACACCGAATAGCCGCTGCGTAAGCGTTCCGTTCGGCACAAGTACAGCGGCGTTCTCGAATAGCAGTAGCACCACGACAGCCGCCCAGACAGCACAGTCTGGCTATTTCGACTTTGCGTGA
- a CDS encoding putative nucleolar RNA helicase II, translating into MPRRAREESGEEKPHRITKLASSSDDDEPVKAAKISAKASDHDNGVGAEKRKRPEGNSKVAATSATTPAEEKDEEVPNNGCAATARPFSEFEMNPTVVKALQSRGIESMFPVQALTFNAIMRSTDVLVQARTGSGKTLAFGIPIVERLLKLPSHLIRGRGPAAVIFCPTRELAIQVQDVLCGISCGLVVTALYGGVAYANQERVLRSGVDIVVATPGRAKDFLEKGTLHFDRVVMACLDEADHMLDIGFKDDIELLLSQVAEQNGSVGAEKPVHQTLLFSATVPEWVHTCSFIAKDKEFIDMVGKEAVRTASTIKFYRRKCNFSEISSMLADLIKVYSGAHGRTLVFTNTKKDCHDLSINNTKLDSQCLHGDMQQEQRESTMKSFRDNKFSVLIATDVAARGLDLPMVDLVIQCAPPTDIDAFIHRAGRTGRAGRKGVCVLLYQPREEYVVERIERHAKMKFDVLPAPTREEILKAVARDAAEDLARVERRATNLFMDQAAELLKDADPVEILASALAVMSGYTSNITTRGLITGTPGYVTVQMTSDRPLPVPVYCSILRNNLGDDMFMRCRDITLLQDDPGCVFDVLEQFAERVMSTPMRGITFQRIETLPPIIARELNSSRGGRGGVNYGSGRGGFNNGGGYSGWRGGFGGGGYGGGRGGGRGGGRGGSRGGGRGGGFQRRY; encoded by the coding sequence AtgccgcgtcgtgcgcgcgagGAGAGCGGTGAGGAGAAGCCGCACCGCATCACGAAGctcgccagcagcagtgacgaCGATGAACCGGTGAAGGCGGCAAAGATCTCGGCCAAGGCGTCGGACCACGACAACGGCGTTGGTGCAGAGAAACGGAAGCGCCCGGAGGGGAACTCCAAGGTTGCTGCCACTTCGGCGACAACaccggcggaggagaaggacgaggaggtgccAAACAacggctgcgccgccacagcacgCCCGTTTTCGGAGTTCGAGATGAACCCAACCGTcgtgaaggcgctgcagtcACGCGGCATCGAGTCCATGTTTCCTGTGCAGGCTCTCACCTTCAACGCCATCATGAGGAGCACGGACGTCCTCGTGCAGGCCCGCACCGGTAGCGGCAAGACACTCGCGTTCGGTATCCCGATAGTGGAGCGTCTGCTGAAGCTGCCGAGTCACCTCAtccgcggccgcggcccAGCTGCCGTGATCTTCTGCCCTACTCGCGAGCTGGCCATCCAGGTGCAGGATGTGCTTTGCGGGATCAGCTGTGGGCTCGTTGTGACGGCCCTGTACGGCGGTGTCGCCTACGCGAATCaggagcgcgtgctgcgcagcggtgtcgaCATTGTGGTGGCCACCCCCGGCCGCGCGAAGGACTTTCTAGAGAAGGGCACGCTGCATTTTGACCGCGTTGTGATGGCGTGCCTGGACGAGGCAGACCACATGCTGGACATCGGCTTCAAGGACGACATTGAGTTGCTGCTCTCGCAGGTGGCCGAGCAGAACGGCTCCGTCGGCGCTGAGAAGCCAGTTCATCAGACGCTGCTGTTCTCCGCGACGGTGCCGGAGTGGGTGCACACGTGCTCCTTCATCGCCAAGGACAAGGAGTTCATCGACATGGTCGGCAAGGAGGCTGTGCGGACAGCGAGCACGATCAAGTTCTACCGCAGAAAATGCAACTTCAGCGAGATCTCCTCTATGCTGGCTGACCTCATCAAGGTTTACAGCGGCGCCCACGGCCGCACCCTCGTCTTCACCAACACGAAGAAGGACTGCCACGACCTGTCTATCAACAACACCAAGCTGGACTCGCAGTGCCTGCACGGCGATatgcagcaggagcagcgcgaGAGTACCATGAAGAGCTTCCGCGACAACAAGTTCAGCGTCCTCATCGCCACCGACGTGGCGGCCCGCGGTCTCGACCTGCCTATGGTGGACTTGGTTATCCAGTGCGCCCCACCGACCGACATCGACGCTTTCATCCACCGCGCCGGCCGTACAGGACGCGCTGGCCGGAagggtgtatgtgtgctgcTCTACCAACCGCGCGAGGAGTACGTTGTCGAGCGCATCGAGCGCCACGCGAAGATGAAGTTTGACGTCCTGCCGGCCCCCACGCGTGAGGAGATTCTCAAGGCCGTCGCCCGTGATGCCGCTGAGGATCTGGCGCGTGTCGAGCGCCGTGCAACCAACCTCTTCATGGACCAGGCGGccgagctgctgaaggacgCGGACCCGGTCGAAATCCTGGCCTCGGCGCTCGCCGTCATGAGCGGCTACACGTCGAACATCACCACGCGCGGTCTCATTACGGGCACGCCAGGGTATGTGACGGTGCAGATGACGTCGGATCGACCGCTGCCGGTTCCGGTGTACTGCAGCATCCTCCGAAACAACCTCGGTGATGACATGTTCATGCGGTGCCGCGACATTACACTGCTGCAGGACGACCCGGGCTGCGTGTTTGACGTGCTGGAGCAGTTTGCCGAGCGTGTCATGAGCACACCGATGCGCGGTATCACCTTCCAGCGGATCGAGACCCTTCCTCCGATCATCGCGCGCGAGCTcaacagcagccgcggcggtcgCGGTGGCGTTAACTACGGAAGCGGTCGGGGCGGCTTCAATAACGGCGGCGGCTACAGCGGTTGGCGTGGTGgctttggcggcggcggctacgGTGgaggtcgcggcggcggtcgtggcggcggtcgTGGCGGTAGCCGCGGAGGTGGCCGTGGGGGCGGTTTCCAGCGCCGCTACTGA